A stretch of the Gammaproteobacteria bacterium genome encodes the following:
- a CDS encoding ferrous iron transporter B, translating into SQALAPLSQALTDADIQTAFRIPHPFLLHQVAVGDEYVIGELAQHFGEKLPILMELRDQAQRQLPRSLDEEIHADHHHQAATLFEAVVRQEGGAEKRGWRDWLDQLFLHPRWGLIGSMAVFALVLFIVFEVSGWLDAMSTVKLAALIEDWQPTTTLGVIGRAIADGLVGLVGIVVPYMLPLVLLLEVLEQSGIMHRIAFVVDRGFHRLGLHGGVAVPFLLGLGCNVPAITATARATEGRERVIASLLITFVPCSARSAVVLALAGKYLGGLGVFAIFALSAIVIAVMGQLLSRRRYPESGPGQVQEIPPYALPRWREALANTWTKTRDILTIVTPLLVGGSVVMALLSHIGADQVLNTLLTPVTVWWLGLPVVLGVPILFGILRKELSLLMIYQALGTFDVGSQMNWVQIMTFLVFLTFYVPCISTFATMLRTIGRKEALFSVMLSVGAALLVSGIVRWPLELADWLS; encoded by the coding sequence AGCCAGGCTCTGGCACCGCTGAGCCAGGCCCTCACCGATGCCGATATCCAGACAGCCTTTCGCATCCCCCACCCCTTTCTGCTCCACCAGGTCGCCGTTGGCGACGAGTATGTGATCGGCGAGCTGGCGCAGCACTTTGGCGAAAAACTGCCCATCCTGATGGAACTGAGGGATCAGGCCCAACGACAACTGCCTCGCTCCCTGGATGAAGAGATCCACGCCGACCATCACCACCAGGCGGCGACCCTGTTTGAGGCGGTGGTGCGACAGGAAGGCGGGGCTGAAAAACGGGGCTGGCGCGACTGGCTCGATCAACTCTTTCTCCATCCGCGCTGGGGGCTGATCGGCTCCATGGCGGTCTTCGCCCTGGTGCTGTTCATCGTCTTCGAGGTGAGTGGCTGGCTCGATGCCATGAGCACCGTCAAGCTGGCCGCCCTGATCGAGGATTGGCAACCCACCACCACCCTCGGGGTGATCGGCCGGGCGATAGCCGACGGCCTGGTGGGGCTGGTCGGCATCGTCGTCCCCTACATGCTGCCGCTGGTGCTGCTGCTGGAGGTGCTGGAGCAGAGCGGCATCATGCACCGCATCGCCTTCGTGGTGGATCGCGGCTTTCACCGCCTCGGTCTGCACGGCGGCGTGGCGGTGCCCTTCCTGCTGGGGCTGGGCTGCAATGTGCCGGCCATTACCGCCACGGCGCGGGCCACCGAGGGACGCGAGCGGGTGATCGCCTCGCTGCTGATCACCTTCGTCCCCTGCTCGGCGCGCTCGGCGGTGGTGCTGGCGCTGGCGGGCAAATATCTCGGTGGCCTGGGGGTCTTCGCCATTTTCGCCCTGAGCGCGATCGTCATCGCCGTCATGGGCCAGTTACTCAGCCGCCGCCGCTATCCTGAAAGCGGTCCGGGCCAGGTGCAGGAGATTCCCCCCTACGCCCTGCCGCGCTGGCGCGAGGCACTCGCCAACACCTGGACCAAGACCCGCGACATCCTGACCATCGTCACGCCCCTGCTGGTGGGCGGCAGCGTGGTCATGGCGCTGCTCAGCCACATCGGTGCCGACCAGGTGCTCAACACCCTGCTGACACCCGTTACCGTCTGGTGGCTGGGGCTGCCGGTGGTGCTGGGAGTGCCGATTCTGTTCGGGATTCTGCGCAAGGAGCTCTCATTGCTGATGATCTATCAGGCCCTGGGCACCTTCGATGTCGGCAGCCAGATGAACTGGGTGCAGATCATGACCTTTCTCGTCTTCCTCACCTTCTACGTCCCCTGCATCTCCACCTTCGCCACCATGCTGCGCACCATCGGCCGCAAGGAGGCGCTCTTCTCGGTCATGCTCTCGGTGGGGGCGGCGCTGCTGGTCAGCGGCATCGTCCGCTGGCCGCTGGAGCTGGCGGACTGGCTCAGCTAG
- a CDS encoding arsenate reductase ArsC: protein MNPKTLNILFLCTGNACRSQMAEGWAGHVCGRRYRFYSAGIEAHGLDPRAVRVMAEAGVDISRQRSKTLDALQGVDFDVVFTVCGHAHESCPVFPGGARVVHVGFDDPPRLAQGAAGEEEALAPYRRVRDEIKTFVDHLEDALP, encoded by the coding sequence ATGAACCCCAAAACACTGAACATCCTTTTCCTCTGCACCGGCAACGCCTGCCGCAGCCAGATGGCGGAAGGCTGGGCCGGACATGTGTGCGGCAGGCGCTACCGGTTTTATTCCGCCGGCATCGAGGCCCACGGCCTTGATCCGCGCGCGGTGCGGGTGATGGCGGAAGCGGGAGTGGACATTTCCAGACAGCGCTCCAAAACCCTGGATGCTTTGCAGGGAGTGGACTTTGATGTGGTGTTCACCGTCTGCGGCCACGCCCACGAAAGCTGCCCGGTGTTTCCCGGCGGGGCCAGGGTCGTCCACGTGGGCTTTGACGATCCGCCCCGCCTGGCCCAGGGCGCGGCCGGCGAAGAAGAGGCCCTGGCCCCCTACCGCCGGGTGCGGGATGAAATCAAGACCTTCGTGGACCACTTGGAGGACGCGCTGCCATGA
- a CDS encoding TIGR00645 family protein: MKKIENTLEKLIFMSRWLLAPFYLGLVLAMALLMVKFVKEFIHLVPVMFSGSGPDVIVGVLSLVDVALVANLLLIIVLAGYENFVSRINTENHEDWPAWMGHVGFAELKIKLIGSIVAISGIELLKAFVNADQMEDKVLAWKVGIHLTFVVSGVLFALMDWLSSLKLKHKAHDENSH, from the coding sequence ATGAAGAAGATAGAGAACACGCTGGAGAAGCTCATTTTCATGAGCCGCTGGCTGTTGGCGCCGTTTTATCTGGGGCTGGTGCTGGCCATGGCCTTGTTGATGGTGAAGTTCGTCAAGGAGTTCATCCATCTGGTCCCCGTCATGTTCAGCGGCAGCGGGCCTGATGTCATCGTCGGCGTGTTGTCCCTGGTGGACGTGGCCCTGGTGGCCAATCTCCTGTTGATCATTGTCTTGGCGGGATACGAGAATTTTGTCTCCCGCATCAACACGGAAAATCATGAAGACTGGCCGGCGTGGATGGGGCATGTGGGTTTTGCCGAGCTGAAAATAAAGCTCATCGGTTCCATCGTCGCCATTTCCGGCATCGAGCTGCTCAAGGCCTTCGTCAACGCCGACCAGATGGAAGACAAAGTGCTGGCCTGGAAAGTAGGCATCCACCTGACTTTCGTGGTCTCCGGCGTCTTGTTTGCCCTGATGGACTGGCTCAGCAGCCTCAAGCTGAAACACAAGGCGCACGACGAGAACAGCCACTGA
- a CDS encoding flagellar hook-length control protein FliK: MDMLPLKAVSVSPQASAGGASSGAGLLGAAPDAPGPGFQAALGEALEDGDAGGALDSALAASMWRILGIVPPAVSSTGPGLVSGQPLPSALPAGQPLAALNTGQAADGRVRQPVPEGALPAAQAALLAPAAAPVPDARAGMTQTPAGSVSAPGPAAAQPATGALDAEILTQLLSPATPPAPPGGEARAALAALLARAEPLRQTTADSRPSSSAAPLEALGAAANAPLQGGGRTSPVQLAIPVPVSQPGWEDEVGGRVLWMVRHNVQAADIRMNPPHLGPIEVRLSLSNDQVSVAFHAHHALVRDALDNALPRLRDMLAENGFNLADADVNQHNLARHQPDSGGRGNHPDSADFDAPAAGEDDGAVAVSTLATALPGPAAGLGLVDDYA; this comes from the coding sequence ATGGACATGTTGCCCCTCAAAGCAGTTTCGGTTTCTCCCCAGGCCTCGGCCGGTGGTGCCTCTTCCGGCGCAGGCCTGTTGGGCGCCGCCCCGGACGCGCCGGGGCCCGGCTTCCAGGCGGCGCTGGGCGAGGCCCTGGAAGACGGCGATGCCGGCGGTGCCCTGGATAGTGCCCTGGCCGCTTCCATGTGGCGAATCCTGGGCATCGTCCCGCCGGCCGTCTCATCCACTGGCCCCGGCCTGGTGAGCGGCCAGCCTTTGCCGTCCGCGCTGCCGGCGGGGCAGCCCCTTGCCGCTTTGAACACGGGCCAGGCCGCTGACGGCCGGGTGCGGCAGCCTGTTCCGGAAGGGGCATTGCCCGCCGCCCAGGCGGCATTGCTGGCGCCGGCCGCGGCCCCCGTCCCGGACGCCCGTGCCGGAATGACCCAGACACCCGCGGGCAGCGTGAGTGCCCCAGGCCCCGCCGCCGCCCAGCCCGCCACCGGGGCGCTGGATGCGGAAATCCTCACACAACTGCTTAGTCCCGCTACCCCGCCGGCGCCTCCGGGTGGCGAAGCGCGGGCCGCCCTGGCGGCCTTGCTGGCCCGGGCGGAGCCTTTGCGCCAGACCACGGCCGATTCCCGCCCTTCGTCTTCCGCGGCGCCGCTGGAGGCCTTGGGCGCCGCCGCCAATGCGCCGCTTCAGGGGGGCGGGCGGACCAGCCCCGTCCAGCTTGCCATTCCCGTGCCGGTCAGCCAGCCGGGCTGGGAAGACGAGGTGGGGGGACGGGTGCTGTGGATGGTCCGCCACAATGTGCAGGCGGCGGATATCCGCATGAACCCGCCCCACCTGGGGCCCATCGAAGTGCGGCTGTCCCTCAGCAATGACCAGGTCAGCGTGGCCTTTCACGCCCATCACGCGCTAGTGCGTGATGCTCTGGACAACGCCCTGCCGCGTTTGCGGGACATGCTGGCGGAAAACGGCTTCAATCTTGCCGACGCCGATGTGAACCAGCACAACCTGGCCCGCCATCAGCCGGACAGTGGCGGACGCGGCAATCACCCTGACAGCGCTGATTTCGACGCCCCCGCCGCCGGTGAAGACGACGGCGCGGTCGCCGTGAGCACCCTTGCCACGGCCTTGCCCGGGCCGGCCGCCGGGCTGGGCCTGGTGGACGATTACGCCTGA
- the fliJ gene encoding flagellar export protein FliJ, producing MKRPDKLAPVVRLAREKEKTAALELALAQRDVARERQRGQELSAYLGNYQRDLDRGLKNGIRAADMLTRRAFLERLRRALAGQQERIRASDQRCEERRQAWLRCRRDAEAAEKLWRRRQQDERRAEERREQNRLDDYAGQRGGMMR from the coding sequence ATGAAACGCCCGGATAAACTGGCGCCGGTGGTGCGCCTGGCGCGGGAAAAGGAAAAAACCGCCGCCCTGGAGCTGGCCCTGGCCCAGCGGGACGTGGCGCGGGAGCGCCAGCGGGGTCAGGAACTGAGCGCCTATCTGGGGAACTACCAGCGCGATTTGGACCGCGGTCTGAAAAACGGCATCCGCGCGGCGGACATGCTGACCCGGCGGGCCTTTCTCGAACGCCTGCGCCGTGCCCTGGCCGGGCAACAGGAACGCATCAGGGCCTCGGACCAGCGCTGCGAAGAGCGGCGCCAGGCCTGGCTGCGCTGTCGGCGGGACGCGGAAGCAGCGGAAAAATTGTGGCGCCGGCGGCAACAGGATGAGCGCCGGGCGGAAGAGCGGCGGGAGCAGAACCGGCTGGATGACTATGCCGGGCAGCGTGGCGGCATGATGCGCTGA
- the fliI gene encoding flagellar protein export ATPase FliI, with translation MNPEARARRQLWQARLRARRGRLRRPPPLVVEGRLSRMVGLTLEAVGCEAPIGARCRVSAGQGEIEAEVVGFADGRVYLMPTGPVHGLLPSARVIPAGTLHQAAVGEGLLGRVLDGAGKPLDGRGPLDTPARLPLTGRPINPLARDVIREPLDVGIRAINALLTVGRGQRVGLFAGSGVGKSVLLGMMTRHTRAQVIVVGLIGERGREVKEFIEKILGQQGLARAVVVVTPADSPPLQRLHGAWLATTIAEYFRDQGRDVLLLMDSLTRFAQAQREIALAIGEPPATRGYPPSVFARLPQLVERAGKGPPGGGSITAFYTVLTEGDDQQDPVADAARAILDGHIVLSRWFAEAGHYPAIDIEASVSRCMSDVAAADHLEAVRRFRALNAAYQQNRDLINIGAYVPGGDPRLDEAVSRYPAMSAFLQQGMDEPVSLADSITALEQLMATEQTS, from the coding sequence ATGAACCCTGAAGCCCGGGCCCGGCGCCAGCTCTGGCAGGCCCGCCTCAGGGCCCGGCGCGGGCGGCTGCGCCGGCCGCCGCCCCTGGTGGTGGAAGGGCGTCTCAGCCGCATGGTGGGCCTGACCCTGGAGGCGGTGGGCTGCGAGGCCCCCATTGGCGCCCGCTGCCGGGTGTCTGCCGGCCAGGGTGAGATTGAAGCCGAAGTGGTGGGTTTTGCCGACGGCCGGGTGTATCTCATGCCCACCGGGCCGGTGCACGGCCTGCTGCCCAGCGCCCGGGTCATTCCCGCCGGCACCTTGCACCAGGCCGCCGTGGGTGAGGGGCTGCTGGGGCGGGTGCTGGACGGTGCCGGCAAGCCCCTGGACGGTCGCGGTCCCCTGGACACTCCCGCCCGCCTGCCCCTCACCGGCCGGCCCATCAACCCCCTGGCCCGGGACGTGATCCGCGAGCCGCTGGACGTGGGGATCCGCGCCATCAACGCCCTGCTCACCGTGGGCCGGGGCCAGCGGGTGGGTTTGTTCGCCGGCAGCGGCGTGGGCAAAAGCGTGCTGTTGGGGATGATGACCCGCCACACCCGCGCCCAGGTCATCGTGGTGGGCCTGATCGGCGAGCGGGGCCGGGAAGTCAAGGAATTCATCGAAAAAATCCTGGGGCAGCAAGGCCTGGCCCGCGCCGTGGTGGTGGTCACCCCCGCTGACAGTCCGCCTCTGCAGCGCCTGCACGGGGCCTGGCTGGCCACCACCATCGCCGAATATTTCCGCGACCAGGGCCGGGACGTTTTGCTGCTCATGGACTCTCTCACCCGTTTCGCCCAGGCCCAGCGCGAAATTGCCCTGGCCATCGGTGAACCGCCGGCTACCCGGGGCTATCCGCCCTCGGTGTTCGCGCGCCTGCCGCAACTGGTGGAGCGGGCCGGCAAGGGGCCGCCGGGGGGGGGGTCCATCACCGCGTTTTACACCGTGCTCACCGAGGGCGACGACCAGCAGGACCCGGTGGCAGATGCCGCCCGCGCCATTTTGGACGGCCATATCGTGCTGTCCCGCTGGTTTGCCGAAGCGGGGCATTACCCCGCCATCGACATCGAGGCCTCGGTGAGCCGCTGCATGAGCGATGTGGCCGCCGCCGATCACCTGGAGGCGGTGCGCCGCTTTCGCGCCCTCAACGCCGCCTACCAGCAGAACCGCGATCTCATCAACATCGGTGCCTACGTTCCCGGGGGTGACCCGCGCCTGGACGAGGCGGTATCGCGTTATCCTGCCATGAGCGCCTTCCTCCAACAGGGCATGGACGAGCCGGTGTCTCTGGCGGACAGCATCACCGCCCTGGAGCAGTTGATGGCAACGGAGCAGACATCATGA
- a CDS encoding flagellar assembly protein FliH codes for MQKNTSKVIVAEQAAGVRPWSLPDVGEDERHKHHRPLSAEELERIQKQAYEEAYKEGYQAGSQRGRQEGWQAGHKQLTEAVGRLQAIAEVLQEPLAALDEQVEEELLALTLTVARHLIRRELSTDPGQVVAVIREALAALPASARDVCLHLHPADAALVRDTLAEAQGSSAWRIAEDPALQRGGCRVTTPDSRIDASVEKRLAAVAAQLLGGEREDDHEP; via the coding sequence GTGCAGAAGAATACCTCTAAAGTCATTGTGGCCGAACAGGCAGCCGGGGTCCGGCCCTGGTCCCTGCCCGACGTGGGCGAGGATGAGCGCCACAAGCATCACCGCCCCTTGTCGGCGGAGGAACTGGAGCGCATTCAAAAGCAGGCCTACGAAGAGGCTTACAAAGAAGGCTACCAGGCGGGCTCACAGCGGGGCCGGCAGGAGGGCTGGCAGGCCGGCCACAAGCAGCTCACCGAGGCGGTAGGGCGTTTGCAGGCCATCGCCGAGGTGCTGCAAGAGCCCCTGGCCGCCCTGGATGAACAAGTGGAAGAAGAGCTGTTGGCCCTGACCTTGACCGTGGCGCGGCATTTGATCCGGCGCGAACTCAGCACCGATCCCGGCCAGGTGGTGGCGGTGATCCGCGAGGCGCTGGCAGCCCTGCCCGCCAGCGCCCGGGACGTGTGCCTGCACCTGCATCCCGCCGATGCCGCCTTGGTGCGCGACACCCTGGCCGAAGCCCAAGGCAGCAGCGCCTGGCGCATCGCCGAGGATCCCGCCCTGCAGCGGGGCGGCTGCCGGGTGACCACGCCGGATTCGCGCATCGACGCCAGCGTGGAAAAACGCCTCGCCGCTGTCGCCGCGCAATTGCTCGGTGGCGAGCGGGAGGACGACCATGAACCCTGA
- the fliG gene encoding flagellar motor switch protein FliG, which produces MADATLPASGIDRAAILLLALGEKDAAEVLKHMNPKEVQKIGIAMASLKNVSTDQVVAVVDTFVETVERQTALGVGSEDYIRNVLVSALGEDKAGGVMDRILTGTPTKGLEALKWMDPRAVAEVIRLEHPQIIAIVLSYLESDQSAEILGLLPENMRADIMMRIASLEGIQPNALRELDEILERQFSGNKNVKSSTVGGTRTAANILNFIEASKGTSIMDAIKESDADLGQQIEDLMFVFDNLADVDDRGIQALLREVSTESLIVALKGSDDRVKNKIFNNMSKRAAEMMRDDLEAKGPVKLSEVEAAQKEILAIARRMAESGEINLGGQGAEEYL; this is translated from the coding sequence ATGGCTGACGCCACGCTGCCCGCCAGCGGCATCGATCGCGCCGCCATTTTGCTGCTGGCCCTGGGGGAGAAAGATGCCGCCGAGGTGCTCAAGCACATGAACCCCAAGGAAGTGCAGAAAATCGGCATCGCCATGGCATCGTTGAAAAACGTCTCCACCGACCAGGTGGTTGCGGTGGTGGACACCTTCGTGGAAACCGTGGAGCGGCAGACCGCCCTGGGTGTGGGTTCGGAAGACTATATCCGCAACGTGCTGGTCTCGGCCCTGGGCGAAGACAAGGCCGGCGGCGTCATGGACCGGATTCTCACCGGCACCCCCACCAAGGGACTGGAGGCCCTGAAGTGGATGGATCCCCGCGCCGTGGCCGAAGTCATCCGTCTGGAACACCCGCAGATCATCGCCATCGTCCTGTCCTACCTCGAGAGCGACCAGTCAGCGGAAATACTGGGCCTGTTGCCGGAGAACATGCGTGCCGACATCATGATGCGCATCGCCAGTCTGGAAGGCATCCAGCCCAACGCCCTGCGCGAGCTGGATGAGATTCTTGAACGCCAGTTCTCCGGCAACAAGAACGTCAAGTCTTCCACCGTGGGCGGCACCCGCACCGCCGCCAATATTCTCAACTTTATTGAGGCCTCCAAGGGCACCTCGATCATGGATGCCATCAAAGAGTCCGACGCCGACCTGGGTCAGCAGATCGAAGACCTCATGTTCGTGTTCGACAATCTGGCCGACGTGGACGACCGGGGTATTCAGGCCCTGCTGCGGGAGGTGTCCACCGAATCGCTGATCGTCGCCCTCAAAGGCTCCGATGACAGAGTGAAAAACAAGATTTTCAACAATATGTCCAAGCGCGCGGCGGAAATGATGCGCGACGACCTGGAAGCCAAAGGACCGGTGAAACTGAGCGAAGTGGAAGCCGCACAAAAAGAAATCCTCGCCATCGCGCGGCGCATGGCGGAATCCGGCGAAATCAACCTGGGCGGCCAGGGTGCAGAAGAATACCTCTAA
- the fliF gene encoding flagellar basal body M-ring protein FliF, which translates to MAQDTQTNKYLAAVQGFGRLSMVRQVGLLIGFAASVAIGVSLALWSQEPGYRLLYSGLNDQDVLAVTQALEQAGIPYQLSTDSGTVQVPGESVHQARLKLAAQGLPKGAGVGFELLDKEQGFGVSQFMENARYQRALEGELARSITSFNSVQSARVHLAIPKRTAFLRDRHKKDPSASVMVNLYPGRRLDEGQVAAIVHLVAASIPELSTGGVTVVDQSGKLLTAPESSAEMKLSSTQFDYRKRLEEYYIKRIEAILSPIVGVDGVRAQVNAEVDFSIIEQTRESFNPDLPAIRSEQTFEESSVGSPPPVGIPGALSNQPPVAGDGEAAPGQASGEQTKNSSRRVTRNYELDKTISHTRLPTGQVRRLSVAVVVDNRKRVDEEGAVVSEPRSAEELARIQALVKQAVGFSAARGDSLNVINTAFAPPAGVEEIPQPSLWDDPLLWDALKQLMAGIGVLALLFGVLKPVLKNLSQPPPEAAQPPLLTAGGEGAAAGEVLAEDQVSLGGAPGAGGQLPSPSQYEERLETVKTLAAEDPKRVAQVVKNWVSDDG; encoded by the coding sequence ATGGCGCAAGACACCCAAACCAACAAATATCTCGCAGCCGTGCAGGGCTTCGGGCGCCTGAGCATGGTGCGGCAGGTGGGGCTGTTGATCGGCTTTGCCGCCAGCGTGGCCATCGGCGTGTCCCTGGCGCTGTGGTCCCAGGAGCCGGGCTACCGCCTGCTCTACAGCGGCCTGAACGATCAGGATGTCCTGGCCGTCACCCAGGCCCTGGAGCAGGCCGGCATCCCCTATCAACTGTCCACCGATTCGGGCACGGTGCAGGTGCCGGGTGAGTCGGTGCACCAGGCGCGCCTGAAACTGGCGGCCCAGGGTCTGCCCAAGGGCGCCGGTGTGGGTTTCGAGCTGCTGGACAAGGAGCAGGGCTTCGGCGTCAGCCAGTTCATGGAAAACGCGCGCTACCAGCGCGCCCTGGAGGGGGAACTGGCCCGCAGCATCACCAGTTTCAACAGCGTGCAAAGCGCCCGGGTCCACCTGGCCATCCCCAAGCGCACGGCGTTTTTGCGGGACCGTCACAAAAAAGACCCGTCGGCTTCGGTCATGGTGAACCTCTATCCAGGCCGGCGGCTGGATGAAGGGCAGGTGGCCGCCATCGTGCACCTGGTGGCGGCGAGCATTCCGGAACTGTCCACCGGTGGCGTCACCGTGGTGGATCAGAGCGGCAAGCTGCTGACGGCGCCGGAATCCTCCGCGGAAATGAAATTGTCATCCACCCAGTTCGATTACCGCAAACGCCTGGAAGAGTATTACATCAAACGCATCGAGGCGATTCTCTCCCCCATCGTGGGCGTGGACGGGGTGCGCGCCCAGGTCAACGCCGAGGTGGATTTCAGCATCATCGAGCAGACCCGGGAGAGCTTCAATCCCGATCTGCCCGCCATACGCAGCGAGCAGACCTTTGAAGAGAGCAGCGTGGGGTCGCCCCCGCCGGTGGGTATCCCCGGAGCCTTGAGCAATCAGCCGCCCGTGGCCGGCGACGGGGAGGCGGCGCCCGGTCAGGCCTCCGGGGAGCAGACCAAAAACAGCTCCCGGCGCGTGACCCGCAACTATGAACTGGACAAAACCATCAGCCACACCCGCCTGCCCACGGGTCAGGTGCGGCGCCTGTCGGTGGCCGTGGTTGTTGACAACCGCAAACGGGTGGATGAGGAGGGCGCGGTGGTCAGCGAGCCCCGCAGCGCCGAGGAACTGGCGCGCATCCAGGCCCTGGTCAAACAAGCCGTGGGTTTCAGCGCCGCCCGGGGCGACAGTCTCAACGTGATCAACACCGCCTTCGCGCCGCCCGCCGGTGTGGAAGAGATACCCCAGCCGTCGTTGTGGGATGATCCCCTGCTCTGGGATGCGCTCAAGCAACTCATGGCCGGCATCGGTGTTCTGGCCCTGTTGTTCGGGGTTTTGAAACCCGTGCTTAAAAACCTCTCCCAGCCGCCACCTGAAGCGGCGCAGCCCCCGCTGTTGACCGCCGGGGGCGAGGGCGCCGCGGCCGGAGAAGTCCTGGCGGAAGATCAGGTGAGCCTGGGGGGGGCGCCGGGTGCAGGGGGACAGTTGCCGTCTCCCAGCCAATACGAAGAACGCCTGGAAACAGTGAAGACCCTGGCGGCGGAAGACCCTAAGCGCGTCGCCCAGGTGGTGAAGAACTGGGTGTCCGACGATGGCTGA
- the fliE gene encoding flagellar hook-basal body complex protein FliE, with product MSDVNIDQVLSQLRAMSRAAQGAPVVADSEKTAPGDFAALFKAALDGVNARQKEAGELAAAFEKGDDNVDLTEVMIALQKSRVSFQAMMEVRNKLVSAYKDVMSMTI from the coding sequence ATGAGTGACGTCAACATCGATCAAGTCCTGTCACAGCTGCGGGCCATGTCCCGGGCCGCGCAGGGCGCGCCAGTGGTGGCGGACAGCGAGAAGACCGCGCCCGGCGATTTTGCGGCCTTGTTCAAAGCGGCCCTGGACGGCGTGAACGCCCGCCAGAAGGAAGCGGGGGAACTGGCGGCGGCCTTTGAAAAAGGCGACGACAATGTCGATCTCACCGAAGTGATGATTGCCCTGCAAAAATCCCGGGTGTCTTTTCAGGCCATGATGGAAGTGCGCAACAAGCTGGTATCGGCCTACAAAGATGTGATGAGCATGACCATCTGA
- a CDS encoding sigma-54-dependent Fis family transcriptional regulator, producing the protein MQQSRVLVVEDDSALREALIDALGMAGYHGAGAGDGVEALAYLERHGADMVVSDVQMAPMDGYTLLRKVKGTFPDLPVILITAYGTVQKAVQAMRDGAADYLVKPFEAQTLTALVERHLPRVAAVEPGLVAEDPRTLELVELARRVAQTEATVMISGESGTGKEVFAQYIHRCSARAGGAFVAINCAAIPDNMLEAVLFGYEKGAFTGAYQSTPGKFEQANGGTLLLDEISEMDLGLQAKLLRVLQEREVERLGGRKVIPLDVRVLATSNRIMREEVAAGRFREDLYYRLHVFPLHLLPLRERPGDILPLARHFLACHSAGGPVPELAADARARLLTHSWPGNVRELDNMIQRALILKQGHELHAAQLCLEEPPPVTTAVPPPGGPPPELNDQLKAREEHLIIDALRAANGSRKSAAEKLGISQRTLRYKLARLRAAGVEIPRRAAV; encoded by the coding sequence ATGCAGCAGTCCCGGGTGCTCGTCGTTGAGGATGACAGCGCATTGCGTGAAGCGCTGATCGATGCCCTCGGCATGGCCGGTTACCACGGTGCCGGTGCCGGGGACGGGGTCGAGGCCCTGGCCTATCTGGAGCGACACGGCGCCGACATGGTTGTCAGCGACGTGCAGATGGCGCCCATGGATGGCTATACCTTGTTACGCAAAGTGAAAGGCACGTTTCCCGATCTGCCGGTGATTCTGATCACCGCTTACGGCACGGTACAAAAAGCCGTGCAGGCCATGCGCGACGGCGCGGCGGATTATCTGGTCAAACCTTTCGAGGCGCAGACCCTGACCGCCCTGGTAGAGCGTCACCTGCCCCGGGTGGCGGCTGTGGAACCGGGGCTGGTGGCGGAGGACCCCCGTACTCTGGAACTGGTGGAGCTGGCGCGGCGGGTGGCGCAGACCGAGGCGACGGTCATGATCAGCGGCGAAAGCGGCACCGGCAAGGAAGTCTTTGCCCAATACATTCATCGCTGTTCGGCGCGGGCCGGGGGCGCCTTCGTCGCCATCAACTGCGCCGCCATCCCCGACAACATGTTGGAAGCGGTGTTGTTCGGCTATGAAAAGGGAGCCTTTACCGGCGCCTATCAAAGCACGCCCGGCAAGTTCGAGCAGGCCAACGGCGGCACGCTGCTGCTCGATGAAATCTCAGAGATGGACCTGGGTCTGCAAGCGAAATTATTGCGCGTGCTGCAGGAACGGGAAGTGGAACGTTTGGGGGGGCGCAAAGTGATACCCCTGGACGTGCGCGTGCTGGCCACCTCCAACCGCATCATGCGCGAAGAAGTGGCGGCGGGGCGGTTCCGGGAAGATCTTTACTATCGCCTGCACGTGTTTCCCCTGCATCTGCTGCCCTTGCGCGAGCGTCCCGGCGACATCTTGCCGCTGGCCCGGCATTTTCTTGCCTGTCACAGCGCTGGCGGGCCGGTGCCGGAACTGGCCGCCGACGCCCGCGCGCGTTTGCTCACCCATTCCTGGCCCGGCAACGTGCGCGAACTGGACAATATGATTCAGCGGGCTTTGATATTGAAACAAGGTCATGAACTTCACGCCGCCCAGCTTTGCCTGGAAGAGCCGCCACCCGTCACCACGGCGGTGCCCCCGCCTGGCGGGCCGCCGCCCGAACTGAACGACCAGCTCAAGGCCCGGGAAGAACATTTGATCATCGACGCCCTGCGGGCCGCCAACGGCAGCCGCAAGTCCGCGGCGGAAAAACTTGGCATCAGCCAGCGCACTTTGCGCTACAAGCTGGCGCGCTTGCGCGCAGCGGGCGTGGAGATCCCACGCCGGGCCGCGGTGTGA